In Antarcticibacterium arcticum, the genomic stretch CTATTTGTTTTTTAAAGGAGAAACATCCCCCTGAAGATCTAATTTAATCTATTCGCTTATAACCCTTATTAAATTCTTTACCTCTTCGGCGATCTTTCTCGCTTCACTAATATCTTTATTGATGATGGTAACATGTCCCATTTTTCTAAAGGGTCTTGTTATTTTTTTTCCGTAGATGTGCGGAGTAACCCCGGGCAACTTCATGACCTTGTCGATATTTTGATAAACCACAGGTCCTGAATAATTTTCCTCTCCAGAAAGATTCACCATGATCCCTGCCACTTTACTATCTGTGCTTCCCAAAGGCAAATCTAAAATAGCCCTGATATGTTGCTCAAATTGATTGGTGTAACTGGCTTCAATGCTATAATGCCCGCTATTGTGCGGTCTGGGCGCTACTTCGTTCACCAGGATATCATCATCCTTCGTCTGGAACATTTCTACGGCCAGTAACCCAACATGGTTAAATGCCAGAGAAACATTTTCAGCAATTTTTCTGGCTTTTGCAGCAACTTTTTCATCAATTCTGGCCGGGCATATTACATATTCAACCTGGTTGGCAGTGGGATGGAATTCCATTTCTACCACAGGGTAGCTCATCATTTCTCCTGATGGATTTCTTGCCACTATAACCGCAAGTTCATTTTTGAAGTGAACAAGATCCTCTGCTATACAAGGTCCTTCAGGAATATTTTGCAGATCCTCCTTGGTTTTTATTACCATAACCCCCTGCCATCATACCCACCGGTGGTACTTTTCCATACTACGGGTAATTTCAGCTGCGAATTGTTTACAGCGTCCATAAAATTATCTTTTCCTTCAAAGTTTGTAAATGCTGCGGTAGGAATATTGTTTGAACTAAAGAATTGTTTCTGGATAGATTTATCCTGAATTTTTTCAAGTGTGGCTGAAGACGGGAAAACCTTGATTCCCTCCTTTTCCAATTGTTTTAAAGCATCAATATTTACACCTTCAATTTCAAAAGTAACCAGGTCTGCCTTCCTGCCAAAGTGCAGGACCGTTTCATAATCCATAAGGTCTCCCTGCTCAAAATAATTGGCTGCTATTTTTCCCGGTGCTTCCCCGCTTGGATCCAGAACAAGGGTGTGGATGTCATATTTACGAGTTTCATAGAGCATCATTTTTCCCAATTGACCTCCCCCTAAAATTCCCAATTTAAAATCTGAAGAAAAATAGTTGACCATATATTTACCGAATTTCAACAAAAATAATTTTTTAAGATGGAATGCCGAAGTATTCAGAGATAAATCGGTCAAATACTTAGGACGCCGAAATGTTTAGATTCCTTATCTTTGAGCCTTTAAAATAAGTTACATTGATCCAGCTGCACGACTTAAAGTTCGAACCATTTATTTCTGAAGAAAAAATAACCGCTTCCATTGATAGAATGGCGCGGGAAATTAACAGGGATTTTAAAGACAAAAATCCCGTTTTCCTGGGTGTTCTAAATGGGGCATTTATGGTAGCTTCTGAAATTATTAAAAGATTCGAAGATAATTGTGAAGTAACTTTTGTTAAACTTGGGTCGTATGAAGGTACTTCAACCTCCGGAAATGTGGAAACCCTTATTGGTTTGAGCCATAGCCTAGAAGGGAGGGAGGTAATTGTGATCGAGGATATAGTAGATACCGGAAATACACTGGCTGCAATAGACAGGATATTGAAAAGCAAAAAAGTGGCGGGTTATAAGATTGCTACACTTTTCTTTAAACCAGAAGCCTATAAAAAGGATTATAAGATCGATTATACAGGAATGGAGATTCCCAATGATTTTATTGTGGGATATGGTTTGGATTATGATGGACTTGGACGTAACCTCACTCAAATTTATAAACTTAAACAAGAGCGCATGACGAATTTGGTATTGTTTGGCCCTCCCGGTGCGGGAAAGGGAACCCAGGCAACGGTTTTAAAGGAAAAATATCAATTGGTACATATTTCAACCGGAGATGTTTTCAGGTACAATATAAAAAATGCAACTGAACTGGGGCGCAATGCAAAATCTTTTATGGATAAAGGTCACCTGGTGCCGGACGATGTAACTATAAGCATGCTCGAAGCTGAAGTGGATAAAAATCCGGAGGCTAAAGGTTTTATTTTTGACGGTTTTCCACGAACTGCTGCCCAGGCAGAAGCTTTGGCAGATCTTATGTCTAAAAAGAATACCGAAGTTTCAGCTATGATAGCATTGGAAGTTGATGATGAGGTTCTGGTAGAGCGGCTTTTGGGAAGGGGTAAAACTTCCGGTCGGGCTGATGATGCTGATGAGTCTATTATTAGAAACAGGATAAAAGTTTATTATGAAGAGACTGCTATTTTAAAACAATATTACCTGAAAGAGGATAAGTATTATGGAGTAAATGGAGTAGGCAGTGTAGAAGAAATTACGCAACGTATTAGTGAAGTGATTGATAATTTGCAGGGGAAATAAACTCTGTAAAAACTTAACAAATTATACTAAATATTTAAACAGAAACTGCTTTTAATGCAGGTAAATAAGGGAAAATGACTGAAGGGAATTTTGTTGATTATGTAAAAATACATGTGGCTTCCGGAAAAGGAGGGCAGGGATCGGCACATTTGCGTCGCGAAAAATATGTGGCCAAAGGCGGACCCGATGGGGGAGATGGAGGACGTGGAGGTCATGTTATTTTAAAAGGAAATAAAAATCTCTGGACCCTGTTTCATTTAAAATTTAAACGGCACGTGCGCGCTGAGCATGGAGAGCACGGAAGTAAGCAAACCAGTACGGGAGCTGATGGGGCCGATCAATATATTGAAGTGCCATTGGGAACCGTGATAAGAGATACTGAGACCCAGGAGATCCTTCATGAGATCACAGAGGATGGACAGGAAATAATAGTTGCCAAAGGTGGAAAAGGGGGGCAGGGTAATGCCCATTTTAAAACTGCCACTAATCAAACCCCCAGATATGCGCAACCCGGGATGGAAGGGGAGGAGATAGATATTACCCTGGAACTAAAGATACTTGCAGATGTAGGTTTGGTTGGTTTTCCAAATGCCGGTAAATCTACCTTGCTTTCAGTAATAACGGCTGCGAAGCCCAAGATTGCCGATTATGAATTTACTACCCTGAAGCCAAATTTAGGTATTGTGGAATACCGCGATTACCAAACTTTTGTAGTTGCAGATATTCCGGGAATAATCGAGGGTGCAGCAGAAGGAAAAGGGATAGGTCATCGCTTTTTAAGACATATTGAACGGAACTCTACATTGTTGTTTTTGATTCCTGCAGATGCACCGGATATCACTAAACAGTACGAGATCCTGTTGGATGAATTAAGACGTTATAATCCGGAAATGCTGGACAAAGACCGTTTGGTAGCCATTTCTAAAAGCGATATGCTTGATGAGGAGTTAAAAGCTGAGCTTAAGGAGGAATTGGATAACAAACTAAAAGCCCCTTATATGTTTATTTCAGCGGTTGCCCAGCAGGGATTAACACAACTTAAGGATAAACTTTGGGAAATGCTCAATAGGTAAGCTGTTTAAATCTTGTTAATCAGCAAAGCCCTGGGATGATTTTTGTGTAACTTTAATAAAAATCATCTTATGAAATTTCCAAAATATATCATTGGATTATTCTTAGCGGTCTCATGTAATACCCCCCAGGCGGTTTATGATTATGACGAAAAGGTAAATTTTACCACTTTAAATACATATCAGATCTATCCGGATCTGGCGACCAATCTTAACCAACTGGACGATCAAAGGATCATTTCCATTCTTAATGAGAAATTGGCTCAAAAAGGGCTAAGGACTTCAGAGACTCCGCAGATCTATGTGAACTTTTATTCATCTATCTATGAAACTCCCAACCGCAACACCTTAGGGGTGGGAGTAGGAGGTAGTGGGCGAAATGTTGGAGTAGGAGTTTCCGGCGGAATTCCTTTAGGAGGTGCCGATACTTACCTGAGATTAACACTGGATTTTATTGATGTAAAAAATGATGCCCTTATCTGGCAGGCAGAAGTTGAAGGTCTTTTTAATAATTCTTCTACTCCTCAAAAAAGAGAGGAAAGCCTGCGGGTAATGATAGAAAAGGCGCTTAAAGGATATCCTCCTAAAAAGTAAATATTTCAACGTATAACATCTCAGTATCTTCCGGGCTCAGGTAAAAAATTACCCTGCTTTTAGGTGGTCATTCAGGGCCGGTTAAAGCTTTTGATTAAAAGTTTAATGCAGTCCCCCGCTTTATTATCAAAGGTTATATAAGGTTGTTATGAAACGCATACACCTCCAGGGCTAAATACTCGACTAAATTTATCATTAGAGGAAAAACAATGTTTTATATTTTCCAGGTAGTCCCGGTAATTCTTTATTAATACTGGCCATTTTCATTCCTAATCTCTTATTCCTTTTTACGTGTCTATTAAAATCAAAAAAGCCCCGGTTTCCCGGGGCTTTTTCTTTGGTTGGTTAGTTAGTTGCAAACCTTAATTCATTATTGTGAACTCACTACGTCTGTTCTTGGCGTATTGCGCGCTGGTACAGCCTGTAGGTCGTGTACAATCATTTAATGGCATTGATTCACCAAATCCTTTAGAGGTTAAACGATCTCTTTCTATTCCCTGGCTTACAAGGTATTCAAGAGTCGCTGCTGCACGCCTTTCTGAAAGAGCCATGTTGTAGCTGTCCGTTCCTCTGGCATCTGCGTGAGATCCTATTTCAATCTCAAGAGTTGGGTATTTCTTCATAATGTCTACCACTTTATTAAGAGTAACTTTAGACTCTTCTTTAATGGTAGATTTATCAAAGTCGAAATAAATATTTCCAACATCTCTCAATTGCTGTCTTCCGGTTTCGGTATTGGTTTCTCTTTCCTCAATTGCAACAACTGGAGGAGTGTAATCTTCTCTTGAGAAGCTGTATAAATTATCTGTACCTCTTCTGTTGGAAGCAAACCATCCTTCATTTTGACCTTCACGAATTACAAAAGCGAAATCATCATTGGCACTGTTAATTGAAGTTCCAAGGTTTTTTACTTCTGAAAAATTCCCTTCGGTGCTGTAGATATCAAGATTTCCAAATCCCTGGTGTCCATCTGAAGAAAAGTATAAAACGTTCTCTTCACTAATAAAAGGGAATTGTTCTCTGTGAGCAGTATTCACCCCAGGACCAAGGTTTCTTGGAGTACCATATGTACCATCTTCATTAATGTCTACTACATACAAGTCAAAAGATCCTAATGAACCCGGCATATCACTCGCAAAGTATAACTGTTTCCCATCTGCACTCAGGCTTGGGTGTTCAGTTGAATACTCATCACTTGTAAAAGGCAGTGCCTCAATATTTGTCCAGTTACCATCTACGTTTTGAGCACGGTAAATTCTAATGTGTGCTACCCTCTCGTCATCCTCATTTTTCACTCTTTTATCATTGGTACGATCAAAATACATTGTCATTCCGTCCTGGCTAAAAGTAGCTGAACTCTCGTGAGTGTCTGTATTGATCGCTCCGGGAAAAAGAACGATGTTTGATAACTGTCCGTCATCATCCACGTCTGCAGTGTAAAGATCCAGCATTGGCTTTTTGTTCCATGGATAAATAGGTCTTTCCATATTCCTTGTTGAGGAAAAAGTAACCTTATCTCCATAATAACCAATTCCAAAATCAGCGGCCGCTGCATTGTTCATTACCTGATTAGTGGTATAAACATGAGATACAGTTGTGTCCATTTCCTTGCGGAACTCTTCGAAATTAAAGTCCTCTCCGTGATATTCACTGAAGTACTTATCTGCTTCTGTAGGATTGTTGGCTCCCATTAAAGCATGTGCATACCTGAATTTGTACTGAGGTTCAACTTCTGCAGCATGTCTAAGAAAAAGTACCTGGTAAACCTCGGCAGCATTTTCCATTTGATTGGTATAGAAATATGCGTCACCTAAATTCTGAAGCACTTTCTTGTCCTTGTTTGATACTTTCTCATAAGCATCGGCAGCATCGATATATGCTCTCTGAGCAAAAAACCGGTCACCTTTTTTAATTTCAGAGCTTTGTGCAAACCCTGAAAAACTTATAAGGATTATTAAAATTGTACTATATAAATTTTTCATATTGTCTCTGGTTTTAGAAGAATCTTGGTGATTTGTCATATCCTTTAGATAATCCGAACAAGTCCAGATCAAATAACAAAAGGAATTCGTGTGTACCATCATTATAGTTACTAAGATTGGAAGTAGTATAATCATAGGCATAACCCACTCTTAATCCCGGAGTCACGGCGAAATTCACCAATCCGGTTACCGAGTCTCCAAATCTATAACCCACACCAGCTTCAAGCCTGTTAAACATTAATACATTGGCAGTAATGTCAACAGATAGAGGAGCTCCCTGAACACCTCTTGCCATAAAGGCCGGTTTCAGTTTAAAATCAGGATTTAGATCAAATACATAACCACCGGTAAGGAAGTAATGGATATTTTCTTCACCAAGTCCTCTTAAACCCTGCTCATTTTCTAAATGTTTCGCAGTAAAAAGGTTAGGAGCGGAAAGACCTAAATAATGATTATCACCAAACCAGAATGCACCAACTCCAAACACAGGGAAAACTTCGCTTATGTTTTGGAATGCCGGGTCATTAGGCTGGTTTGTTTCCAGCCTGGTTAAATCCCCGTCAAAAGTTGTTAGTCCACCTTTTACACCAAAAGATAACTTGTTGTTATTCTCATCCAATGGAAGCACGTAGGCGAAATCGGCCGTGATATTATTTTCTTTAATAATATCACCAATTTCATCGTGAA encodes the following:
- a CDS encoding adenylate kinase, which codes for MIQLHDLKFEPFISEEKITASIDRMAREINRDFKDKNPVFLGVLNGAFMVASEIIKRFEDNCEVTFVKLGSYEGTSTSGNVETLIGLSHSLEGREVIVIEDIVDTGNTLAAIDRILKSKKVAGYKIATLFFKPEAYKKDYKIDYTGMEIPNDFIVGYGLDYDGLGRNLTQIYKLKQERMTNLVLFGPPGAGKGTQATVLKEKYQLVHISTGDVFRYNIKNATELGRNAKSFMDKGHLVPDDVTISMLEAEVDKNPEAKGFIFDGFPRTAAQAEALADLMSKKNTEVSAMIALEVDDEVLVERLLGRGKTSGRADDADESIIRNRIKVYYEETAILKQYYLKEDKYYGVNGVGSVEEITQRISEVIDNLQGK
- a CDS encoding OmpA family protein, whose protein sequence is MKNLYSTILIILISFSGFAQSSEIKKGDRFFAQRAYIDAADAYEKVSNKDKKVLQNLGDAYFYTNQMENAAEVYQVLFLRHAAEVEPQYKFRYAHALMGANNPTEADKYFSEYHGEDFNFEEFRKEMDTTVSHVYTTNQVMNNAAAADFGIGYYGDKVTFSSTRNMERPIYPWNKKPMLDLYTADVDDDGQLSNIVLFPGAINTDTHESSATFSQDGMTMYFDRTNDKRVKNEDDERVAHIRIYRAQNVDGNWTNIEALPFTSDEYSTEHPSLSADGKQLYFASDMPGSLGSFDLYVVDINEDGTYGTPRNLGPGVNTAHREQFPFISEENVLYFSSDGHQGFGNLDIYSTEGNFSEVKNLGTSINSANDDFAFVIREGQNEGWFASNRRGTDNLYSFSREDYTPPVVAIEERETNTETGRQQLRDVGNIYFDFDKSTIKEESKVTLNKVVDIMKKYPTLEIEIGSHADARGTDSYNMALSERRAAATLEYLVSQGIERDRLTSKGFGESMPLNDCTRPTGCTSAQYAKNRRSEFTIMN
- the obgE gene encoding GTPase ObgE, whose protein sequence is MTEGNFVDYVKIHVASGKGGQGSAHLRREKYVAKGGPDGGDGGRGGHVILKGNKNLWTLFHLKFKRHVRAEHGEHGSKQTSTGADGADQYIEVPLGTVIRDTETQEILHEITEDGQEIIVAKGGKGGQGNAHFKTATNQTPRYAQPGMEGEEIDITLELKILADVGLVGFPNAGKSTLLSVITAAKPKIADYEFTTLKPNLGIVEYRDYQTFVVADIPGIIEGAAEGKGIGHRFLRHIERNSTLLFLIPADAPDITKQYEILLDELRRYNPEMLDKDRLVAISKSDMLDEELKAELKEELDNKLKAPYMFISAVAQQGLTQLKDKLWEMLNR
- a CDS encoding DUF4136 domain-containing protein; this encodes MKFPKYIIGLFLAVSCNTPQAVYDYDEKVNFTTLNTYQIYPDLATNLNQLDDQRIISILNEKLAQKGLRTSETPQIYVNFYSSIYETPNRNTLGVGVGGSGRNVGVGVSGGIPLGGADTYLRLTLDFIDVKNDALIWQAEVEGLFNNSSTPQKREESLRVMIEKALKGYPPKK
- a CDS encoding PorP/SprF family type IX secretion system membrane protein translates to MKNTIIKYLIFTGIILFSIKGMSQQDPLYTQYMYNMSVINPAYATDNPGMLNLGGIYRSQWVGIDGAPKTASFFAHTPLSERVEVGLSIVHDEIGDIIKENNITADFAYVLPLDENNNKLSFGVKGGLTTFDGDLTRLETNQPNDPAFQNISEVFPVFGVGAFWFGDNHYLGLSAPNLFTAKHLENEQGLRGLGEENIHYFLTGGYVFDLNPDFKLKPAFMARGVQGAPLSVDITANVLMFNRLEAGVGYRFGDSVTGLVNFAVTPGLRVGYAYDYTTSNLSNYNDGTHEFLLLFDLDLFGLSKGYDKSPRFF